Proteins found in one Falsirhodobacter algicola genomic segment:
- a CDS encoding HIT domain-containing protein, protein MTMTYDPTNIFARILRGEIPNKTVAESAHTLAFEDIAPHAPHHVLVIPKGAYTDFADFAARAPAEEMLDFHRTAARICEGFPEGYRVITNARGHGGQEVPHYHIHILAGRPLGPMLTRQ, encoded by the coding sequence CTGACGATGACCTATGATCCGACGAACATCTTCGCCCGCATCCTGCGCGGCGAGATCCCGAACAAGACCGTCGCCGAGAGCGCGCATACGCTGGCCTTCGAGGATATTGCCCCGCATGCCCCGCATCATGTGCTGGTGATCCCGAAGGGCGCCTATACCGATTTCGCCGATTTCGCGGCCCGCGCCCCGGCCGAGGAGATGCTGGATTTCCACCGCACCGCCGCCCGCATCTGCGAAGGTTTCCCCGAGGGATACCGCGTCATCACCAATGCGCGCGGGCATGGGGGGCAGGAAGTGCCCCATTACCACATCCATATCTTGGCCGGTCGGCCGCTGGGGCCGATGCTGACCCGTCAGTGA